In Drosophila nasuta strain 15112-1781.00 chromosome 2R, ASM2355853v1, whole genome shotgun sequence, a single genomic region encodes these proteins:
- the LOC132784964 gene encoding E3 ubiquitin-protein ligase FANCL isoform X2, producing the protein MKHYKKKLLKIELRDFQVHLQHQLEYKLYNHANLKVQSDSSLEDLLVQLAKMLPAPTVVDNAQSKQQNIYAEILNLHKPQEYRLQLDDRCSRIRFSNFADYDAHYLELELPSLRPLEHSLPDCVSLGEMLATSARSLGDALALYLRLLDELRPFYDSLADIDELCDVLEPSPITTKHNSRVFPLKDRVYLKLTIADPFASYGSMALQIIGPTEEVAQLRHVLSDGLGSWDMELDMHKNLLRIFDLCYFPMRGDLGQMQAASEEDQHCNICYVYRLDTGEVPLVSCDNSRCVLKCHAACLKEWFDTLIDGKTFLEVSFGLCPFCKAKLSTSFAALLKT; encoded by the exons ATGAAgcattataaaaaaaagttgctaaaGATAG AGCTGCGCGACTTTCAAGTGCATCTGCAGCACCAACTGGAATACAAACTCTACAACCATGCCAATCTTAAGGTGCAGTCGGACTCCAGTCTGGAGGATTTGCTAGTGCAGCTGGCCAAAATGCTGCCGGCGCCAACTGTAGTGGACAACGCCcaaagcaagcaacaaaatatCTATGCTGAGATTCTAAACCTGCACAAACCTCAAGAGTATCGACTGCAGTTAGATGATCGCTGCTCCCGAATTCGGTTCAGCAATTTTGCGGATTATGATGCGCATTATCTGGAGCTGGAGTTGCCATCTTTGCGTCCTTTGGAGCACAGCCTACCCGACTGTGTTTCCCTTGGCGAGATGCTGGCAACAAGTGCCCGCTCGCTAGGAGATGCCTTGGCTCTATATCTAAGGCTGCTGGATGAGCTACGTCCCTTCTACGACAGCTTGGCGGACATTGATGAACTGTGTGATGTGTTGGAGCCATCACCCATTACCACCAagcacaacagtcgcgtctTTCCGCTCAAGGACCGTGTCTATTTGAAGCTCACCATCGCTGATCCCTTTGCCAGCTACGGTTCCATGGCGCTGCAGATTATTGGACCCACCGAGGAAGTGGCGCAATTGCGACACGTGCTGAGCGATGGACTCGGCAGCTGGGACATGGAACTGGACATGCATAAGAATCTCTTGCGCATCTTTGATTTGTGCTACTTTCCCATGCGAGGTGATCTTGGCCAGATGCAGGCGGCGAGTGAGGAGGACCAGCATTGCAATATTTGCTATGTCTATCGCTTGGATACGGGCGAAGTGCCTCTTGTCTCCTGCGACAATTCGCGCTGCGTGCTCAAGTGTCATGCTGCCTGTTTAAAGGAATGGTTTGATACGTTGATCGATGGCAAAACATTTCTGGAGGTCTCATTTGGTCTCTGCCCGTTCTGCAAGGCG aAATTATCCACCTCATTTGCTGCCTTATTGAAAACTTGA
- the LOC132784964 gene encoding E3 ubiquitin-protein ligase FANCL isoform X1 codes for MFSAIVWSYFCLFEHSFCLHLAQNRIQMFCEKNNDLRDLVAKHPGLQVKHIKNKAYVISGVVFINEKWLRLKLYLPHFPELRDFQVHLQHQLEYKLYNHANLKVQSDSSLEDLLVQLAKMLPAPTVVDNAQSKQQNIYAEILNLHKPQEYRLQLDDRCSRIRFSNFADYDAHYLELELPSLRPLEHSLPDCVSLGEMLATSARSLGDALALYLRLLDELRPFYDSLADIDELCDVLEPSPITTKHNSRVFPLKDRVYLKLTIADPFASYGSMALQIIGPTEEVAQLRHVLSDGLGSWDMELDMHKNLLRIFDLCYFPMRGDLGQMQAASEEDQHCNICYVYRLDTGEVPLVSCDNSRCVLKCHAACLKEWFDTLIDGKTFLEVSFGLCPFCKAKLSTSFAALLKT; via the exons ATGTTTAGCGCTATTGTCTGGTcatacttttgtttgtttgagcacagtttttgtttacatttagCACAAAACAGAATTCAAATGTTTTGTGAGAAAAACAACGATTTACGTGATTTGGTAGCCAAACATCCTGGCCTCCAAGTAAAGCACATCAAAAATAAAGCCTATGTTATTAGTGGAGTCGTCTTCATAAATGAAAAGTGGTTAagattgaaattgtatttgccGCATTTTCCAGAGCTGCGCGACTTTCAAGTGCATCTGCAGCACCAACTGGAATACAAACTCTACAACCATGCCAATCTTAAGGTGCAGTCGGACTCCAGTCTGGAGGATTTGCTAGTGCAGCTGGCCAAAATGCTGCCGGCGCCAACTGTAGTGGACAACGCCcaaagcaagcaacaaaatatCTATGCTGAGATTCTAAACCTGCACAAACCTCAAGAGTATCGACTGCAGTTAGATGATCGCTGCTCCCGAATTCGGTTCAGCAATTTTGCGGATTATGATGCGCATTATCTGGAGCTGGAGTTGCCATCTTTGCGTCCTTTGGAGCACAGCCTACCCGACTGTGTTTCCCTTGGCGAGATGCTGGCAACAAGTGCCCGCTCGCTAGGAGATGCCTTGGCTCTATATCTAAGGCTGCTGGATGAGCTACGTCCCTTCTACGACAGCTTGGCGGACATTGATGAACTGTGTGATGTGTTGGAGCCATCACCCATTACCACCAagcacaacagtcgcgtctTTCCGCTCAAGGACCGTGTCTATTTGAAGCTCACCATCGCTGATCCCTTTGCCAGCTACGGTTCCATGGCGCTGCAGATTATTGGACCCACCGAGGAAGTGGCGCAATTGCGACACGTGCTGAGCGATGGACTCGGCAGCTGGGACATGGAACTGGACATGCATAAGAATCTCTTGCGCATCTTTGATTTGTGCTACTTTCCCATGCGAGGTGATCTTGGCCAGATGCAGGCGGCGAGTGAGGAGGACCAGCATTGCAATATTTGCTATGTCTATCGCTTGGATACGGGCGAAGTGCCTCTTGTCTCCTGCGACAATTCGCGCTGCGTGCTCAAGTGTCATGCTGCCTGTTTAAAGGAATGGTTTGATACGTTGATCGATGGCAAAACATTTCTGGAGGTCTCATTTGGTCTCTGCCCGTTCTGCAAGGCG aAATTATCCACCTCATTTGCTGCCTTATTGAAAACTTGA
- the LOC132784965 gene encoding mite group 2 allergen Gly d 2.02, with protein sequence MLRFALLTFACLFAAVSATTVQECKNKPFPLKVEVADCEEPPCTVYKGQYAIMDVTFLGDRNNLKNITTKVQAKVFGMNLPYDLPEEVSNVCDNLLYGAMCPIDKDEDVTYRFNFYIESAFPEITADVTVQLNDLDGNTITCFICSCKIRKGPSSLILEIDQDERHDAEE encoded by the exons atgcttcgctttgctttgctaaCTTTCGCGTGTTTGTTTGCTGCGGTCAGCGCCACAACAGTTCAGGAAT GCAAAAATAAACCATTCCCACTAAAGGTTGAAGTTGCAGACTGTGAAGAGCCACCATGCACCGTATATAAGGGCCAATATGCCATTATGGATGTCACATTTTTGGGtg ATCGAAACAATCTGAAGAACATTACAACGAAAGTCCAAGCTAAAGTTTTTGGCATGAATCTGCCTTACGATCTGCCCGAGGAAGTCTCAAATGTGTGCGACAATTTGCTATACGGTGCAATGTGCCCCATCGATAAGGATGAAGATGTCACCTATCGATTCAATTTCTATATTGAGTCCGCGTTTCCCGAAATCACTGCCGATGTTACTGTGCAACTGAATGATCTCGATGGCAATACGATTACTTGCTTTATTTGTAGCTGCAAAATTCGCAAGGGACCCTCATCGTTGATCTTGGAAATCGACCAAGATGAAAGACACGACGCTGAggaataa
- the LOC132785768 gene encoding uncharacterized protein LOC132785768: MQQNQLILMSILLLATLLNGVQCADKEPSTEVKRCSGSKPFPLEVRVHGCVTPPCNVFKGTDAIFEIDFAVDKFITNMTTLVKATTLGIITVPYELPEDVADVCTNLMYGAYCPVYPTEDVTYLFRFPVGEYPEIGVKIELYLADQDGDVATCFVCDIKVKKNTGSTKEYELDFLNRK; encoded by the exons atgcAACAGAATCAACTAATCTTAATGAGCATTTTGCTCTTGGCGACGCTGCTAAATGGCGTCCAATGCGCAGATAAAGAACCCTCCACAGAAGTCAAACGAT GCTCTGGGAGCAAACCTTTTCCTTTGGAAGTGCGTGTTCATGGTTGTGTGACGCCTCCGTGCAACGTCTTCAAAGGAACGGATGCCATATTTGAGATTGATTTCGCCGTTGACAAGTTCATCACCAACATGACAACCTTGGTCAAGGCTACAACATTGGGAATTATAACGGTACCCTATGAGCTTCCCGAAGATGTTGCCGACGTCTGCACCAATCTGATGTATGGCGCCTATTGTCCCGTTTATCCCACGGAGGATGTCACCTATCTATTCAGATTTCCAGTGGGAGAATATCCTGAAATTGGTGTGAAAATCGAGCTATATCTGGCCGATCAGGATGGCGATGTGGCCACCTGTTTTGTGTGTGATATCAAAGTCAAGAAGAACACCGGCAGCACCAAAGAGTACGAATTGGATTTTCTGAACCGCAAATAA
- the LOC132786414 gene encoding NPC intracellular cholesterol transporter 2 encodes MSLKQLFVYTCLILALNWTFTAAETPVRQCANESNPLPLMVQINDCDELPCDLTKGEEATIAIQFVATRNSMRQLTARVHLTSLGVTIPYELDSERGNVCQNLLHGAYCPLDAGEDVTYRLMLPVASNQPEVPTRLQVTLYDAENVDQVVSCFLADTRIKKSSS; translated from the exons atgtctCTTAAGCAACTCTTTGTTTATACCTGCCTGATCTTGGCATTGAATTGGACTTTTACCGCAGCAGAAACCCCAGTGAGGCAAT GTGCCAATGAGAGCAATCCGCTGCCGCTGATGGTGCAAATCAATGATTGCGATGAGCTGCCTTGTGACTTAACCAAAGGCGAGGAAGCCACAATTGCCATACAATTCGTAGCAA CACGCAACTCAATGCGTCAGCTAACAGCCCGAGTGCATTTGACTTCGCTGGGTGTCACCATTCCCTATGAATTGGACTCTGAGCGTGGCAATGTGTGTCAGAATCTGTTGCATGGCGCTTATTGTCCCCTCGATGCTGGCGAGGATGTCACCTATAGATTAATGCTGCCTGTGGCCAGCAATCAGCCCGAGGTGCCAACGAGGCTGCAAGTGACGCTCTACGATGCCGAGAATGTGGATCAAGTTGTTTCCTGCTTTTTGGCTGATACCAGAATTAAGAAGTCCAGCTCTTAA
- the LOC132785189 gene encoding uncharacterized protein LOC132785189 yields the protein MKLLLILLLAASVSCEEDSDEEVIDDRPIPTVSVDQIKIYGERKYILAQARIHEDRRTFDIHARIIRELGSNNLIMNVNMRAKFENENEFKKIFELRRLDFCVWLTEYNENFFLRAFFKKSMTLSEVIECPVRVGNISLHNVNMADNVYPQNMVPGTYKYFLEIVEVTGDLPKVFALQVTTRIYIKKE from the exons ATGAAACTGCTTCTGATATTGTTGCTCGCAGCTTCGGTCAGCTGTGAGGAGGATTCCGATGAGGAAGTTATTGACGATAGACCAATA CCCACTGTAAGCGTGGACCAAATCAAAATCTACGGAGAACgaaagtatattttagctCAAGCTCGCATACATGAGGATCGCAGAACGTTTGACATCCATGCGAGGATTATACGCGAATTGGGCAGCAACAATCTGATCATGAATGTGAATATGCGAGCGAAATTCGAGAATGAAAACGAATTCAAGAAGATCTTCGAACTGCGACGCTTGGATTTCTGTGTCTGGCTGACGGAGTACAATGAGAATTTCTTTCTGCGCGCCTTCTTCAAGAAGAGCATGACTCTGAGTGAGGTTATTGAGTGTCCAGTTCGAGTTGGGAATATATCACTGCATAATGTGAACATGGCGGATAATGTTTATCCGCAGAATATGGTGCCGGGCACCTACAAGTATTTCCTCGAGATTGTCGAGGTCACGGGGGATTTGCCCAAAGTATTCGCTCTGCAGGTGACcacaagaatatatattaaaaaagaatag